The window AGGAGGTGAATAGATAATGGCAACTGAATTAAAAAAACAGGTTATAGCTGAACTAAGCGAAAAGATCAAAAAATCTGATTCTATTGTTTTCATTGACTATAGAGGTTTAAAAGTTAATGAAGAAACAGAATTGAGAAAACAGATCAGAGAAGCTGGAGCAGAATATATCGTTGCTAAAAACAGACTTTTCAAAATAGCTCTTAAAGAAGCTGGGGTGGAAGATAGTTTTGATGATGTATTAGAAGGAACTACGGCATTTGCATTTGGATATGGAGACGTTGTGGCGCCTGCTAAAGTGACTTATGACCTAGGTAAAGAATTAGCTCTTAAAAAGAGAGATATATTCAAAATAAAGGCTGGGGTGCTTTCTGGAAAGAGAGTTGAGGCGGCTGAAGTTGAGGCACTAGCTAAACTTCCATCAAGAGAGCAACTACTTTCTATGGTGTTGAATGGTATGCTTGGACCTATCAGAAAACTCGCTTATGCAGCTGTAGCTATAGCTGATAAGAAAGAATCTGCAGGAGAATAATCTCACAAAGATAAAAAAACTAATAAAAATCTTATTATAGAAGATAATAAAAAAGGAGGAATAATTAAATGGCATTCGATAGAGAAAAATTCATCGCTGATTTAGAAGCAATGACAGTATTAGAATTAAAAGATTTAGTATCAACATTAGAGGATCACTTCGGTGTAACTGCTGCTGCTCCTGTAGCTGTAGCTGCTGAAGCTGGAGCTGCTGCTGCAGAAAAAACTGAGTTTGACGTAGTTATAACAAGCGCAGGTGACAAGAAGATAGCAGTAATCAAAGAGCTTAGAGCTATCACTGGACTTGGACTTAAAGAAGCTAAAGACTTAGCTGAAGCTGGAGGAAATGTTAAAGAAGCTGTTTCTAAAGAGGAAGCTGAAGAAGTAAAAGCTAAATTAGAAGCCGCTGGAGCTACTGTAGAAGTTAAATAGTCTATTTTTTAACTTTTATTAAATCCTACTAACAATTTAAAAAAAATAGGCACTCTTAATTAAGAGTGCCTATTTACTCATTTATAGAGTAATGGCCTTGAAATAAATAAACCGTGAAATATTTTAAATATGAAGTTGATATCTAATCTGTGTAAAACAGTATATTTAAACAGATTATTTTTAATAGGTTAGGTATCAACTATTAAGAACTAACAAGGGGTGTGAAGTAATGGGGAAACTTGTTAAAAGAATGAATTTTGGAAGAATAAAAGAAAGAGGAGCTATGCCTCACTTCCTAGAATTCCAATTAAATTCCTATGAAGATTTCCTACAAGCCAAAAAAGCTCCAAATACAAGAGAAGATAAAGGACTTGAATCGGCTTTTAGAGAAATTTTCCCTATTGAGTCTTCTAACGGAGACATCAAACTTGAGTACCTTTCTTATGAACTGCACGAAGCAGAGCCACCAATGAATGATGAGCTTGAGTGTAAAAAGAGAGGTAAAACCTATTCTGCCTCATTAAAGGTAAGGCTTAGACTCATAAACAAGAAAAGTGGAAACGAGATACAAGAAACATTGGTATACTTTGGTGAGCTTCCCAGGATGACTGAGAGAGGGACTTTCATAATTAATGGTGCAGAAAGAGTTGTAGTGTCACAGCTACATAGATCACCTGGTGTTTCTTTCAACAAAGAACAAAACATACAGACAGGTAAAGATCTTTTTTCAGGGAAAATTATACCTTATAAGGGTACATGGCTGGAATTTGAAACAGACAAGAACGATTTCTTAAGTGTCAAAATAGACAGAAAGAAAAAAGTTCTAGCAACCGTATTTCTAAAATCAGTAGATTTTTTCCAGGACAATTTGGAAATTATAGAGGAGTTCTTTAAAACAAAAGAACTTGATCTGGCTAAATATTATGAAAAATATAAAGACAGAGAAGAATTAGTAAGTATTCTGAGAACAAAGTTCGAAGGAAGCTTCGTAAAAGAAGATATATTCGACGAAGAAACAGGTGAGATACTAGCTGAAGAACAGACAGTTATTGATGAAGAGTTAATTGAAAAAATAGTAGATATGAAGCTCGAATCGATAAACTACTGGGAAGTAAGACCAGAGGAAAAAATACTTGCAAACACTTTATTAGCAGATACCAGCGAAAATAAGGATGAGGCTGTAACAGAGGTGTTTAAAAAACTAAGACCTGGAGATCTTGTTACAGTTGACTCAGCAAGATCACTTATCAGACAGATGTTTTTCAATCCTCAAAGATACGACCTAGCTTCGGTTGGTAGATATAAAATGAACAAGAGACTGAGACTAGATCTTCCTGATGATCAGGTAGTATTGACAAGAGAAGACTTAGTAACATCAATAAAATATGTTCTTGGACTTCATAACGGTGTGGGGCATACAGATGATATAGATAACCTTTCAAACAGAAGGGTAAGAGGAGTCGGAGAACTTCTATTGATGCAGATAAGATCAGGACTTGTAAAAATGGGGAAAATGGTAAAAGAGAAGATGACTGTACAAGATGCAGGAACCCTTACTCCACAATCTCTTTTAAATACGAGACCTCTTAATGCATTGGTTCTAGACTTCTTCGGTTCAGGACAGCTTTCACAGTTTATGGACCAGTCCAATCCACTAGCTGAACTTACTCACAAGAGGAGAATTTCAGCACTGGGACCAGGTGGACTTTCGAGAGAAAGAGCCGGCTTTGAGGTGCGTGATGTACACGATTCACATTATGGTAGAATATGTCCGATAGAAACTCCAGAGGGACCAAACATCGGCCTTATAGGCTCTCTTGCTATTTATGCAAAGGTTAATAAATATGGATTTATAGAAACTCCATATATAAGTGTAAAGGATGGTAAGGCAGATTTTGATGACATAAAATATCTGGCTGCCGACGAAGAGGAAGGACTCTTTATCGCACAGGCAGATACAGTTGTAGGAGAAGATGGAAGTCTAGAGGGAGAAGTTGTTTGTAGATTTGGACATGAGATAGTTCATGTATCAGGTGAAAAAGTTGATTTCTTAGATGTTTCTCCTAAACAGGTTGTTTCAGTATCAGCAGGACTCATACCTTTCCTAGAGCATGATGATGCCAACAGAGCACTTATGGGATCAAACATGCAAAGACAAGCGGTACCATTATTGAAAGCAGAAGCACCTTTTATAGGAACAGGACTTGAAAGAAAAGTTGCTGTAGATTCTGGAGCAGTTGTGGTGTCAAAGGTCAAAGGAAAAATAGTGGCTGTAGATGCAAACAAAATAGTAGTACTAGATGAAGATAAAAAAGAACATTCTTATAGACTCTTAAACTTCGAAAGATCTAACCAGGCGATGTGTCTACATCAGAAACCGCTTGTTGATCTCGGGGAAGACGTAGAAGTTGGGACTATACTAGCTGACGGACCTGCTACAAAAGGCGGAGATCTGGCACTTGGTAGAAATATCCTGATGGCATTCATGCCTTGGGAAGGATACAACTTTGAGGATGCGATTCTGATTTCTGATAGACTGAGAAAAGATGATGTATTCACATCAATTCATATAGAGGAATACGAGATAGAAGCTAGATCAACAAAACTAGGTGATGAGGAGATAACAAGGGAGATCCCTAATGTATCTGAAGAAGCTCTTAAAAACCTTGACGACAGTGGAGTAATAAGAGTAGGTGCAGAAGTAGGACCTGGAGATATCCTTGTAGGAAAAACTACACCAAAAGGTGAGACAGAACCTCCTGCAGAAGAAAAACTACTCAGAGCTATTTTTGGAGAGAAAGCAAGAGACGTAAGAGATACATCTTTAAAAATGCCTCATGGAGCCAAAGGTACTATTGTTGAGATTCTTGAGCTTTCCAGAGAAAACGGCGATGAACTTAAGGCCGGGGTAAATAAACTGATAAGAATATTTGTAGCGGAAAAGAGAAAAATAACAGTCGGTGATAAGATGTCGGGAAGACATGGTAATAAAGGTGTAGTTTCTAGAGTACTACCTGCAGAAGATATGCCTTTCTTAGCCAACGGAACACATCTAGATGTAGTTATCAACCCTCTTGGAGTTCCTTCACGTATGAATATCGGTCAGGTACTAGAGGTACATCTAGGACTTGCAATGGGAGACTTAGACGGCGGAACATATATAGCCACTCCTGTATTTGACGGTGGAAACGAAGCACAGGTAAAAGATTATCTTGAATCTTCAGGATTCAGCAGAACAGGTAAGGTAACACTGTTTGATGGTAGAACAGGGGATAAATTTGACAACCCTGTAACTGTAGGTAGGATGTATATGCTTAAACTTCATCACCTAGTAGAAGATAAAATGCATGCTAGAGCAATCGGTCCTTACTCGCTAGTTACTCAACAGCCACTTGGAGGTAAAGCTCAATTTGGAGGCCAGAGACTAGGGGAAATGGAAGTTTGGGCTCTTGAGGCTTATGGGGCAGCAAATATTCTACAGGAGATGCTAACTGTCAAGTCAGATGACGTAGCAGGAAGAACAAAGACATACGAGGCTATTGTAAAAGGTGAAGAAATGCCAGAGCCTGACTTACCAGAATCATTCAAGGTACTACTTAAGGAATTCCAGGCACTAGCTCTTGATGTAGAACTCTTTGATACTGATAAAAATATTATAAATGTAAATGAAGAGCTAAACAAAGAAGAAACAATAACGGAGTTCTCTTTAGCAGACCTTAAAAATTAAGATTGTGGTCGTATGGAACACATAACTATTTGAGTGTATATAATACTTATCTCAAGTAAGGAGGCTTTGCAGTTAATATGGGAATTAAAAATTTCGAAAAAATCAGGATTAGACTAGCATCTCCGGAAAAAATTCAAGAATGGTCTTTTGGAGAAGTAACTAAACCGGAAACAATTAACTATAGAACACTTAATCCTGAAATGGATGGTCTTTTCTGTGAAAAAATATTCGGTCCAACTAAGGACTGGGAATGTGCTTGTGGAAAATACAAAAGAATGAGATATAAAGGTCTTGTTTGTGAAAAGTGCGGAGTGGAAGTAACAAGAGCAAAAGTCAGAAGAGAGAGAATGGGGCACATCAATCTTGCAGCCCCAGTTTCTCACATCTGGTACTCTAAAGGTACTCCAAACAAGATGTCTCTTGTTCTCGGGATTTCCCCAAAAGAACTTGAATCAGTTCTTTATTTTGCAAGATATATCGTAATATCTACAGGTGACACAAATCTTAAAGAGGTAAAGATTTTAACTGAGAGAGAGTACAAGCTATACAGACAGCAGCACGGAAAAAGTTTTGAAGCTCAAATGGGTGCAGAAGCTATTCTAAAGCTACTACAAAAGATAAACCTTGAAGAACTTCAAGTAGAACTTGAAAAAGAACTTGAAGATGTAACTTCTTCTCAAAAGAGAAAGAAGATAGTAAAAAGACTTAAAATAGTAAGGGATTTCAGTGAGTCAGGGAACAAACCTGAATGGATGATACTAAAAAATGTTCCTGTAATACCAGCCGACCTTAGGCCAATGGTTCAGCTAGATGGTGGAAGATTTGCAACTTCAGATCTGAATGATCTTTACAGAAGAGTGATAAATAGAAACAACAGATTGAAAAAACTTTTAGAAATAAAAGCACCTGAAATCGTTGTGAAAAATGAAAAAAGAATGCTTCAAGAAGCGGTGGATGCCCTTATAGATAACGGAAGAAGAGGAAAGCCTGTAGTTGCACAAAACAACAGAGAACTTAAATCTCTTTCTGATATGCTAAAAGGTAAGCAAGGTAGATTTAGACAGAACCTTCTAGGTAAAAGGGTAGACTATTCTGCTAGATCGGTTATCGTTGTAGGTCCGTCTCTAAAGATGGATCAGTGCGGAATCCCTAAAAAAATGGCCCTTGAACTATACAAGCCTTTTATAATGAGAGAACTTGTGAAGAGAGAGCTTGCTTCAAACATAAAAACAGCTAAAAAACTTGTAGAAGATGCAGATGATAAAGTATGGGATGTAATCGAGGATGTAATCCAAGACCATCCAGTGCTTCTTAACAGAGCACCTACTCTTCACAGACTTTCAATACAGGCTTTCCAACCTGTTCTCATAGAAGGAAAGGCTATCAGACTTCACCCATTGGTTTGTGCTGCATTTAATGCCGATTTCGATGGCGACCAGATGGCAGTACACTTGATGCTTTCACCTGAGGCAATAATGGAAGCCAAACTTCTAATGCTTGCACCAAACAATATCATATCTCCTGCAAATGGAGAACCGGTAGCCGTACCTTCTCAGGATATGGTTATGGGATGCTATTATATGACAAAAGATAAGCCTGGAGCTAAAGGTGAAGGGATGGTCTTTTCGAGCATTGATAAGGTTTTGACTGCTTATCAACTAGGAATGGTGGAGACTCATGCAATCGTAAAAGTAAGGATAGACTCTGAACTTGTTGAATCTACTCCAGGTAGAGTACTTTTCAACGAGATGCTTCCTGTGGAAAACAGAATGTATAATGTTACTTTTGGTAAGGGACCGCTTAAGAAACTTATTGCAAAACTTTATGAGATGCATGGATTTACTATAACAGCAGAACTTATAAACGACATTAAAAACTTCGGATACCACTATGCTACATTTGCAGGAATAACTGTAGGTATAGAGGATCTTGAAATTCCTGAGTCTAAAAAGGCGATTCTTGAAGAGGCTGACAATATGGTAGCTGAAATCGAACAGGACTATAGAGATGGTAGGATAATAAACGAAGAAAGATATAGAAAAACAGTAGCAGTATGGTCAAAAGCAACAGATGATGTAACGAAAGCAATGATGGAAAACCTAGATCAGTTTAACCCGGTATACATGATGGCCAACTCAGGAGCAAGAGGATCTATCGCCCAGATGAGACAACTCGGAGCTATGAGGGGACTAATGGCAGATACACAGGGAAGAATCATAGAGGTGCCTATCAAAGCGAACTTCCGTGAGGGTCTAACTGTATTAGAATTCTTCATGTCATCTCACGGAGCTAGAAAAGGTCTGGCAGATACAGCACTGAGAACTGCCGACTCGGGATACCTAACAAGAAGACTTGTAGATATTTCGCATGAAGTTATAGTAAACTCTGAAGACTGCGGAACACATGATGGAATCGAAGTAGCAGAACTTGTATCTGAAGGAAATGTAATCGAAAAACTTTCAGAAAGACTGAACGGAAGAGTCCTTGTAGAAGATGTAGTACATGAGGGAGA is drawn from uncultured Ilyobacter sp. and contains these coding sequences:
- the rplJ gene encoding 50S ribosomal protein L10, whose translation is MATELKKQVIAELSEKIKKSDSIVFIDYRGLKVNEETELRKQIREAGAEYIVAKNRLFKIALKEAGVEDSFDDVLEGTTAFAFGYGDVVAPAKVTYDLGKELALKKRDIFKIKAGVLSGKRVEAAEVEALAKLPSREQLLSMVLNGMLGPIRKLAYAAVAIADKKESAGE
- the rplL gene encoding 50S ribosomal protein L7/L12 yields the protein MAFDREKFIADLEAMTVLELKDLVSTLEDHFGVTAAAPVAVAAEAGAAAAEKTEFDVVITSAGDKKIAVIKELRAITGLGLKEAKDLAEAGGNVKEAVSKEEAEEVKAKLEAAGATVEVK
- the rpoB gene encoding DNA-directed RNA polymerase subunit beta produces the protein MGKLVKRMNFGRIKERGAMPHFLEFQLNSYEDFLQAKKAPNTREDKGLESAFREIFPIESSNGDIKLEYLSYELHEAEPPMNDELECKKRGKTYSASLKVRLRLINKKSGNEIQETLVYFGELPRMTERGTFIINGAERVVVSQLHRSPGVSFNKEQNIQTGKDLFSGKIIPYKGTWLEFETDKNDFLSVKIDRKKKVLATVFLKSVDFFQDNLEIIEEFFKTKELDLAKYYEKYKDREELVSILRTKFEGSFVKEDIFDEETGEILAEEQTVIDEELIEKIVDMKLESINYWEVRPEEKILANTLLADTSENKDEAVTEVFKKLRPGDLVTVDSARSLIRQMFFNPQRYDLASVGRYKMNKRLRLDLPDDQVVLTREDLVTSIKYVLGLHNGVGHTDDIDNLSNRRVRGVGELLLMQIRSGLVKMGKMVKEKMTVQDAGTLTPQSLLNTRPLNALVLDFFGSGQLSQFMDQSNPLAELTHKRRISALGPGGLSRERAGFEVRDVHDSHYGRICPIETPEGPNIGLIGSLAIYAKVNKYGFIETPYISVKDGKADFDDIKYLAADEEEGLFIAQADTVVGEDGSLEGEVVCRFGHEIVHVSGEKVDFLDVSPKQVVSVSAGLIPFLEHDDANRALMGSNMQRQAVPLLKAEAPFIGTGLERKVAVDSGAVVVSKVKGKIVAVDANKIVVLDEDKKEHSYRLLNFERSNQAMCLHQKPLVDLGEDVEVGTILADGPATKGGDLALGRNILMAFMPWEGYNFEDAILISDRLRKDDVFTSIHIEEYEIEARSTKLGDEEITREIPNVSEEALKNLDDSGVIRVGAEVGPGDILVGKTTPKGETEPPAEEKLLRAIFGEKARDVRDTSLKMPHGAKGTIVEILELSRENGDELKAGVNKLIRIFVAEKRKITVGDKMSGRHGNKGVVSRVLPAEDMPFLANGTHLDVVINPLGVPSRMNIGQVLEVHLGLAMGDLDGGTYIATPVFDGGNEAQVKDYLESSGFSRTGKVTLFDGRTGDKFDNPVTVGRMYMLKLHHLVEDKMHARAIGPYSLVTQQPLGGKAQFGGQRLGEMEVWALEAYGAANILQEMLTVKSDDVAGRTKTYEAIVKGEEMPEPDLPESFKVLLKEFQALALDVELFDTDKNIINVNEELNKEETITEFSLADLKN
- the rpoC gene encoding DNA-directed RNA polymerase subunit beta', translated to MGIKNFEKIRIRLASPEKIQEWSFGEVTKPETINYRTLNPEMDGLFCEKIFGPTKDWECACGKYKRMRYKGLVCEKCGVEVTRAKVRRERMGHINLAAPVSHIWYSKGTPNKMSLVLGISPKELESVLYFARYIVISTGDTNLKEVKILTEREYKLYRQQHGKSFEAQMGAEAILKLLQKINLEELQVELEKELEDVTSSQKRKKIVKRLKIVRDFSESGNKPEWMILKNVPVIPADLRPMVQLDGGRFATSDLNDLYRRVINRNNRLKKLLEIKAPEIVVKNEKRMLQEAVDALIDNGRRGKPVVAQNNRELKSLSDMLKGKQGRFRQNLLGKRVDYSARSVIVVGPSLKMDQCGIPKKMALELYKPFIMRELVKRELASNIKTAKKLVEDADDKVWDVIEDVIQDHPVLLNRAPTLHRLSIQAFQPVLIEGKAIRLHPLVCAAFNADFDGDQMAVHLMLSPEAIMEAKLLMLAPNNIISPANGEPVAVPSQDMVMGCYYMTKDKPGAKGEGMVFSSIDKVLTAYQLGMVETHAIVKVRIDSELVESTPGRVLFNEMLPVENRMYNVTFGKGPLKKLIAKLYEMHGFTITAELINDIKNFGYHYATFAGITVGIEDLEIPESKKAILEEADNMVAEIEQDYRDGRIINEERYRKTVAVWSKATDDVTKAMMENLDQFNPVYMMANSGARGSIAQMRQLGAMRGLMADTQGRIIEVPIKANFREGLTVLEFFMSSHGARKGLADTALRTADSGYLTRRLVDISHEVIVNSEDCGTHDGIEVAELVSEGNVIEKLSERLNGRVLVEDVVHEGELVASRNTLIDKELIKRIEELEIKRVKIRSPLTCSLEKGVCKKCYGMDLATHKEILLGEAVGVIAAQSIGEPGTQLTMRTFHTGGVAMASAAATSIKAENSGKIVFREVKILETEDSDDKVVVSQSAKLIIGNYDYEIPSGSVLKVEEGQMVEAGETLVVFDPYNIPIIADNDGLAEYRELYVKESYDEKYDVTEYQAIKPVESGDINPRIILFDDDGNKVGVCYIPFGAFLMVKEGDKVKKGQIVAKIIPEGAGTKDITGGLPRVQELFEARNPKGKATLSEIDGKVEITGKKKKGMRVIIIKSTSDSDLFKEYLVPVGEHLVVTDGMLVKSGDKITDGAISPHDVLSIKGLVAAEQFILESVQQVYRDQGVTVNDKHIEIIVKQMFKKVRIVDSGSSLFLEDEVVEKRVMDLENEVLRAAGKREIQYQPIIQGITKAAVNTGSFISAASFQETTKVLSNAAIEGKEDYLEGLKENVIIGKMIPAGTGFSAYKTIEPKKLQD